The following proteins are encoded in a genomic region of Chaetodon auriga isolate fChaAug3 chromosome 8, fChaAug3.hap1, whole genome shotgun sequence:
- the rwdd1 gene encoding RWD domain-containing protein 1 isoform X1, protein MTDYAEEQRNELEAIESIYPDSFTVISDDPTSFTITVMSDAGENGETVEATIKFTYVENYPDEPPLWEIHSQENLEDSDVEDILTLLQQQAEENMGMVMIFTLVTAVQEKLNEIVDVMKNRQEEEKRRKEKEAEEAEKVAFQGTVVTIENFLAWKAKFEVEMAELRRKKQKEEEQAGKPKLTGKQLFERDHNLDTSDIQFLEDAGNNVEVDESLFQEIEDLDLDEEDLEFDPLEMDNDED, encoded by the exons ATGACCGACTACGCCGAAGAGCAAAGGAATGAACTTGAAGCCATAGAGTCCATCTACCCAGACTCTTTCACAG tgaTTTCAGATGACCCCACCAGCTTCACCATCACTGTAATGTCAGATGCAGGAGAAAATGGCGAAA CTGTGGAAGCAACAATTAAGTTCACATATGTAGAAAATTACCCAGATGAGCCTCCGCTGTGGGAGATCCACTCCCAGGAGAACCTGGAGGACAGTGATGTGGAGGACATCCTCACCTTACTGCAGCAACAG GCAGAAGAAAACATGGGCATGGTGATGATTTTCACCCTGGTGACAGCCGTTCAGGAGAAACTCAATGAAATTGTGGATgtgatgaaaaacagacaagaagaggagaaacggcgtaaagagaaagaggcagaggaagcagagaag GTAGCATTCCAGGGCACAGTGGTAACCATTGAAAACTTCCTTGCATGGAAAGCCAAGTTTGAGGTGGAGATGGCCgagctgaggagaaaaaaacaaaaggaggaggagcaggcaggAAAACCAAAACTCACTG GtaaacagctgtttgagagAGACCACAACTTGGACACATCTGATATTCAGTTCCTAGAAGATG ctggTAACAACGTTGAGGTGGATGAGTCACTGTTCCAGGAGATTGAAGACTTGGACTTGGATGAGGAAGACCTAGAATTTGACCCTTTAGAGATGGACAATGATGAGGACTAA
- the rwdd1 gene encoding RWD domain-containing protein 1 isoform X2, with protein MTDYAEEQRNELEAIESIYPDSFTVISDDPTSFTITVMSDAGENGETVEATIKFTYVENYPDEPPLWEIHSQENLEDSDVEDILTLLQQQAEENMGMVMIFTLVTAVQEKLNEIVDVMKNRQEEEKRRKEKEAEEAEKVAFQGTVVTIENFLAWKAKFEVEMAELRRKKQKEEEQAGKPKLTGKQLFERDHNLDTSDIQFLEDAGNNVEVDESLFQEIEDLDLDEEDLEFDPLEMDNDED; from the exons ATGACCGACTACGCCGAAGAGCAAAGGAATGAACTTGAAGCCATAGAGTCCATCTACCCAGACTCTTTCACAG tgaTTTCAGATGACCCCACCAGCTTCACCATCACTGTAATGTCAGATGCAGGAGAAAATGGCGAAA CTGTGGAAGCAACAATTAAGTTCACATATGTAGAAAATTACCCAGATGAGCCTCCGCTGTGGGAGATCCACTCCCAGGAGAACCTGGAGGACAGTGATGTGGAGGACATCCTCACCTTACTGCAGCAACAG GCAGAAGAAAACATGGGCATGGTGATGATTTTCACCCTGGTGACAGCCGTTCAGGAGAAACTCAATGAAATTGTGGATgtgatgaaaaacagacaagaagaggagaaacggcgtaaagagaaagaggcagaggaagcagagaag GTAGCATTCCAGGGCACAGTGGTAACCATTGAAAACTTCCTTGCATGGAAAGCCAAGTTTGAGGTGGAGATGGCCgagctgaggagaaaaaaacaaaaggaggaggagcaggcaggAAAACCAAAACTCA CAGGtaaacagctgtttgagagAGACCACAACTTGGACACATCTGATATTCAGTTCCTAGAAGATG ctggTAACAACGTTGAGGTGGATGAGTCACTGTTCCAGGAGATTGAAGACTTGGACTTGGATGAGGAAGACCTAGAATTTGACCCTTTAGAGATGGACAATGATGAGGACTAA